The nucleotide sequence ACTATACATGTAAGAGTTTTACACAGCCATTTGATTTTCCTTGCAGATAACACTGAGCTAACACGCGAGGCAGTGGACATGGCTTCGAAATTGCTTTCTCTGGATCTGTCTTTGCAGCCGTCCTATGAACTCACTTCAGGCTGGCTCAGTCTCCTCTCTGGCGGTGGTCTGTGGTCCCTTAGTTACTTGACTATACCAGTAATTCTCACCGGTATCGTCTGGTACTTCATTGTCACATTCCTCCTCCAGAAGAACGTATTTGGCAGGAGCTTTGGGTATGTTTGATTGCAATTTACCTAAAGATTGACAAACACACAAGTGCACATGCTCctgcacacacatacgaacacatgtGCACTACTCATGCACATGCTCCcgctcatgcacacgcacacgtgcacatgctcacacac is from Penaeus monodon isolate SGIC_2016 chromosome 12, NSTDA_Pmon_1, whole genome shotgun sequence and encodes:
- the LOC119579794 gene encoding uncharacterized protein LOC119579794, with the translated sequence MSSTEMKSTDEGFNFSAETFGEFLPQVLTLVAAFLSSEDNTELTREAVDMASKLLSLDLSLQPSYELTSGWLSLLSGGGLWSLSYLTIPVILTGIVWYFIVTFLLQKNVFGRSFGSPARMESQAEYMDDLTAKVNEAIDHPR